The Candidatus Defluviibacterium haderslevense DNA window AATAATGTAATATTTTCAAAATTATGGTTGGATTCATTACACACCATTGATATGAATACCTTGAATGACAATAACAAAATCAGTTTCAATATGATCAAGAATCAATTGGAAAGTGATATCTGGTATCGTACGGTATTTAAACAGCATGAATGGGATGCATCTATATATAATGTCAGTGGAGAATGTGATTATATATTGAATCAACCTTATGCTCCATTGGATGATCGCCTCAAACTGATGAGTCAACATTTGGCAAACACAGATGATTATTATAAAACAGCTTTGAATAATCTTAAAAAACCTACTAAAGAACATTTAGAATTAGCTATTTTACAGAATCAAGGCGGAATATCCTTTTTTGAAACAACTTTGAAAGATTCCATCAAAGTTTCTAATTTGGTAGATGCTGACAGAGAAGCATTAAATAGTCATATCAACAAAACCATCCAAGCCATTAATAGCTATGTTGTAGGATTAAAAGCAATATTGCAAAATAAAGATTCTGAATTTAGAGATTACAGAATTGGTAAAGATTTGTTTACCCAAAAGTTCAAATTTGATCTGGTTACCGATTTTACTCCGGAGCAAATTTATGATAAGGCCTTGGACGATAAAGGCAAATATCATCAAAAGATGTTTGATAATGCCAATCAATTATGGTCGAAATATTACGGTAAGCAAGTCATGCCTAAGGACAGTATACAATTGATCCAACTTGTGCTTGACAAAATTCAACAACAGCATGCTCAACCAAAAGATTTTTTCGATTCATTAACGAGTCAGGTTTATCAATTGAAAAGATTCATTATAGAGAAAGATCTATTTGATTTTGACACTGTAAATCCTCCAGTGATTGTCAGATATATGCCTGAATATGCCCGTGGTGTAACAGTAGCAAGTGCTGAATTTGCTCCACCTTATCAAGATAAAGGATCAACCTATTATAATATAGATGACCTAAGTAAATATACTGTAGATCGGGCGGAAGGTGTATTAAAGGAGTATAATAACTATGCGTCCCAATTATTGTCCATCCATGAAGCAATACCCGGACATTGTCTGCAGGGAATATATAATAAGAAGAATTCAAAAGATGTCTTGAGAGCAGTGTTTCAGAATGGAGCCATGATAGAAGGCTGGGCAGTTTATACTGAAGGCATGATGATTGAAGAGGGATGGGGTAATCACAGTCCGGAAATGGAATTGGTACATGACAAACTCAAGTTGAGAGAATTAGCTAATGTGCTTATAGATTATGATATTCAATGCCTAGGTAAAGACAAGGAATATATTTTGAATTTACTCACAAAAGAATGTTTTCAGACTAGAGCACAAGCAGAGGAAAAGTAT harbors:
- a CDS encoding DUF885 domain-containing protein → MKINITPVLVLLTLFYFGCQTSKPEVKINNDEVFTSFETNFLDAYWKEYPTMSIYNGYGKYYDHLVIPDSTFFINNVIFSKLWLDSLHTIDMNTLNDNNKISFNMIKNQLESDIWYRTVFKQHEWDASIYNVSGECDYILNQPYAPLDDRLKLMSQHLANTDDYYKTALNNLKKPTKEHLELAILQNQGGISFFETTLKDSIKVSNLVDADREALNSHINKTIQAINSYVVGLKAILQNKDSEFRDYRIGKDLFTQKFKFDLVTDFTPEQIYDKALDDKGKYHQKMFDNANQLWSKYYGKQVMPKDSIQLIQLVLDKIQQQHAQPKDFFDSLTSQVYQLKRFIIEKDLFDFDTVNPPVIVRYMPEYARGVTVASAEFAPPYQDKGSTYYNIDDLSKYTVDRAEGVLKEYNNYASQLLSIHEAIPGHCLQGIYNKKNSKDVLRAVFQNGAMIEGWAVYTEGMMIEEGWGNHSPEMELVHDKLKLRELANVLIDYDIQCLGKDKEYILNLLTKECFQTRAQAEEKYHRATVSQVQLCSYYCGSTAIQALRAEYKKKLGSAYSLKNFHETFLSFGSSPVKYIRERMLN